A window of the Vibrio fluvialis genome harbors these coding sequences:
- the uhpB gene encoding signal transduction histidine-protein kinase/phosphatase UhpB, with translation MPGLMFTLTFSFLLYSISQFSLWNISQYLSQAPLHAYLLFPTGLRLAVYLLVKPAYLWVLILSDLLLAGAILVYLPTEADSVLLLMPFVAWFATSFARKRWQHLTLYWQKLLLIVALVIVHSAATGLTFVLLGKPLRINADTITAVTVASLTGGIVLTPFLYLVADYLRHQTWSPLTPQLIHQDVKLKPKMLVWSLFFFALGLLAELTLLDQMKPFALLIIMLPTIFMAYRYGWQGGVLASSLNCILLATARQISGSFDSDQELLIFMSSQALVGLGLGIAISRQHQLALLVQKVNLRLARELEEKQNLARQLVSVEEQIRKSVARELHDEIGQNITAIQIQSMLAQRLAEDEQARNAAASIQSLAMRIHHSTRQLLKQLRPHILDELGLEHAIRQLIQEMRFSEQGIQVGLNMGVDPQKLDDTTSVTLFRIVQELLNNVSKHAKARTVNISLFPGSDMVLEVKDDGVGLPSDWRIRGQGLKGLAERVSALGGSLNVTTPSSPKGGTRIIVNLPTKSSPTD, from the coding sequence ATGCCGGGACTCATGTTTACGCTGACCTTCAGCTTTCTGCTCTACAGCATCAGTCAGTTCAGTTTGTGGAACATCAGCCAATATCTGAGTCAGGCCCCACTGCACGCGTATCTCTTATTTCCCACGGGCCTGAGATTGGCGGTTTATCTGCTGGTGAAGCCCGCTTACCTCTGGGTACTGATCCTCAGCGATCTGCTACTGGCGGGTGCGATTCTGGTGTATCTGCCCACCGAGGCGGATTCGGTGTTGTTGCTGATGCCGTTTGTCGCCTGGTTTGCGACCTCTTTTGCCCGCAAGCGCTGGCAACACCTCACTCTCTATTGGCAAAAACTGCTGTTGATTGTCGCGCTGGTCATCGTGCACAGCGCAGCCACCGGACTGACGTTCGTGCTGCTCGGCAAGCCACTTCGCATCAACGCCGACACCATCACCGCCGTCACGGTCGCATCGCTGACTGGCGGAATCGTGTTGACGCCGTTTCTCTATCTGGTCGCTGACTACCTGCGCCATCAGACCTGGTCGCCCCTGACACCGCAACTCATCCATCAGGATGTAAAACTGAAGCCGAAAATGCTGGTCTGGAGCCTGTTTTTCTTCGCCTTAGGGTTGCTGGCTGAACTGACTCTGCTGGACCAAATGAAGCCATTTGCGCTGCTGATCATCATGTTGCCAACCATATTCATGGCCTACCGCTATGGCTGGCAAGGAGGGGTACTGGCGAGCAGCTTGAACTGCATCCTGCTCGCCACTGCACGTCAGATCAGCGGCTCATTTGACTCCGATCAGGAGCTGCTGATTTTCATGTCCAGCCAGGCGTTGGTTGGTCTGGGACTGGGGATCGCAATCAGTCGTCAGCATCAGTTGGCGCTACTGGTGCAGAAGGTCAACCTCCGGCTGGCACGGGAGCTCGAAGAAAAGCAGAATCTGGCGCGCCAACTGGTTTCCGTCGAGGAACAAATTCGCAAATCGGTAGCCAGAGAACTGCACGATGAAATCGGTCAGAACATCACAGCGATACAGATCCAATCCATGCTGGCGCAGCGGCTGGCCGAAGATGAGCAGGCCCGGAACGCCGCCGCAAGTATTCAGTCTCTGGCGATGCGAATCCACCATTCCACCCGCCAACTGTTAAAGCAGTTGCGACCCCATATCCTTGATGAGCTTGGGCTGGAACATGCCATTCGTCAGTTGATCCAAGAGATGCGTTTCAGCGAACAAGGCATTCAGGTTGGCCTCAATATGGGTGTGGATCCGCAAAAACTTGACGATACCACCAGCGTGACGCTGTTTCGCATCGTGCAGGAGCTGCTCAACAACGTCTCCAAACACGCCAAAGCACGCACTGTTAATATCAGCCTGTTCCCCGGCAGCGATATGGTATTGGAAGTGAAAGACGACGGCGTTGGCCTGCCGTCGGACTGGCGCATTCGTGGTCAGGG
- a CDS encoding response regulator transcription factor: protein MIKIALIDDHTIVRSGFAQLLNLEQDIAVAGEFDSASDAFRGLTQTPVDVAVIDISMPDENGLSLLERLRQRDPAFKAIILSIYDSASFVKKALDAGAQGYLSKRCGPSELASAIRTVAAGKRYLCADALVNLSNPDINNVLVDLTKRELEVFDQLIQGKEVKEIAQALFLSHKTVHVHRANILSKLNLTNNVDLIRFAIQHHLLAEG from the coding sequence ATGATAAAAATAGCTCTGATTGACGACCATACCATCGTACGTTCCGGATTCGCTCAGTTACTGAATCTGGAGCAAGACATTGCTGTTGCCGGCGAATTTGACAGCGCTAGTGACGCCTTTCGCGGATTAACCCAAACGCCTGTGGATGTGGCGGTCATCGACATCTCGATGCCGGACGAAAATGGCTTGAGCCTGTTAGAAAGGCTTCGCCAACGCGATCCGGCGTTCAAAGCCATCATTCTCAGCATCTACGATTCCGCCTCTTTTGTTAAGAAGGCGCTCGATGCCGGCGCTCAAGGCTATCTGTCTAAACGGTGTGGCCCGAGTGAACTGGCGAGCGCCATTCGCACCGTGGCGGCAGGCAAGCGCTATTTGTGTGCCGATGCACTGGTCAATCTCAGCAACCCGGACATCAACAATGTGCTGGTCGATCTGACCAAACGCGAGCTGGAAGTGTTTGACCAGTTGATACAAGGTAAAGAAGTTAAAGAAATTGCGCAGGCGCTGTTTCTCAGCCACAAGACGGTGCATGTGCACCGCGCAAACATCCTCAGCAAACTCAACCTGACTAATAATGTCGACCTGATTCGTTTTGCCATACAGCACCATCTGTTAGCGGAAGGCTAA